The Carnobacterium mobile DSM 4848 genome includes a window with the following:
- the adhE gene encoding bifunctional acetaldehyde-CoA/alcohol dehydrogenase: MTSTKTIEKQRTHEKKEKVQKETVQSQINEMTRKGKTALAVLESFDQEKIDHIVHQMALAGLNDHMKLAKMAVEETGRGIYEDKCIKNMFSTESIWNSIKDNKTVGIISDDDQTQLIEVATPVGIVCGVTPVTNPTSTTLFKALISIKTRNPIIFAFHPSAQACSEAAAQIVLEAAVKAGAPKDCIQWIKQPSLEATNALMNHPDIAIVLATGGSGMVKAAYSTGKPALGVGPGNVPSYIEKSAKIKRAVNDIIASKSFDNGMICASEQAVIVDQEIYGAVKSEFEKHQVYFVKPEEIEKLEEAVMNQDKTAVNPTVVGQPAWRIAELAGIQIPKETKIIVAELAGVGEDYPLSREKLSPVLAMLKAESTEQGFVLAQKMLELGGLGHSAAIHTMNDELAREYGEKMKACRILVNSPTAQGGIGDLYNNMIPSLTLGCGSYGKNSVSKNVSTINLLNIKTIAKRRNNMQWFKLPSKIYFEKNSIHYLQEMENMERVFLVCDPGMVEFGYADKIINELYKRKNPVQVEVFSNVEPNPSTNTVMAGTEAMFQFQPDTVIAIGGGSAMDAAKGMWLFYEKPETEFFGAKQKFLDIRKRTYKIPTLEKTQFVCIPTTSGTGSEVTPFAVITDSETHVKYPLADYALTPNVAIIDPQFVMSVPKSVTADTGMDVLTHAIESYVSVMASDYTKGLSLQAIKLVFENLRDSYAYANEESREKMHNASTLAGMAFANAFLGINHSIAHKIGGEYNIPHGRTNAILLPHVIRYNAKDPSKHALFPKYEYFRADEDYAEIARFMGFEGTTTEELVESFIAEIVKLGKDVGIEMSLKAQGVTQEVIDATVDHMAELAFLDQCTTANPKQPLITELRQIIIEAYEGE; this comes from the coding sequence ATGACTTCTACAAAAACGATAGAAAAACAACGAACACATGAAAAAAAAGAGAAGGTACAAAAAGAAACCGTCCAATCTCAAATCAATGAAATGACGCGTAAGGGAAAAACGGCTTTAGCTGTATTAGAAAGTTTTGATCAAGAAAAAATTGATCACATTGTCCACCAAATGGCTTTAGCAGGGTTAAATGACCATATGAAATTGGCGAAAATGGCTGTTGAAGAAACTGGCCGTGGTATTTATGAAGACAAATGTATTAAAAATATGTTTTCAACAGAATCTATTTGGAATTCAATTAAAGATAATAAGACAGTTGGAATAATCAGTGATGATGATCAAACACAGTTAATTGAAGTCGCTACACCAGTAGGGATAGTCTGTGGAGTAACTCCCGTGACAAATCCGACATCAACGACTTTATTTAAAGCGTTGATTTCCATCAAAACAAGAAATCCTATTATCTTCGCTTTTCATCCAAGCGCACAAGCTTGTTCAGAAGCTGCTGCACAAATTGTTTTAGAAGCCGCTGTTAAAGCAGGTGCTCCTAAAGATTGTATTCAATGGATAAAACAACCTTCACTAGAAGCTACGAATGCATTAATGAATCATCCTGACATTGCTATTGTGTTAGCTACTGGTGGTTCTGGTATGGTTAAAGCAGCGTATTCTACAGGAAAACCTGCATTAGGAGTAGGACCAGGAAATGTACCGAGCTATATTGAAAAGTCTGCCAAGATCAAGCGAGCAGTCAATGATATCATTGCTTCTAAATCATTTGATAATGGAATGATTTGTGCTTCTGAACAAGCTGTCATTGTAGATCAAGAAATTTATGGGGCAGTAAAATCAGAATTTGAAAAGCATCAAGTTTATTTTGTAAAACCTGAAGAAATAGAGAAATTAGAAGAAGCAGTGATGAATCAAGACAAAACAGCTGTCAATCCAACTGTTGTAGGTCAACCAGCTTGGAGAATCGCTGAACTTGCAGGAATTCAAATTCCTAAAGAAACAAAAATAATTGTGGCTGAATTAGCTGGAGTTGGAGAAGATTATCCTTTATCGCGTGAAAAACTTTCACCAGTATTAGCCATGTTAAAAGCAGAATCGACTGAGCAAGGGTTTGTATTAGCACAGAAAATGTTGGAACTAGGCGGGTTAGGACATTCTGCTGCCATTCATACGATGAATGATGAATTGGCTAGAGAATATGGTGAAAAAATGAAGGCTTGCCGTATTTTAGTAAATTCACCAACAGCACAAGGCGGTATAGGAGATCTCTACAATAATATGATTCCTTCTTTGACATTAGGTTGTGGCTCATATGGTAAAAATTCAGTATCAAAAAACGTCTCCACTATTAATTTATTGAATATCAAAACAATTGCGAAACGGAGAAATAATATGCAATGGTTTAAATTACCTTCAAAAATTTACTTCGAAAAGAATTCGATTCATTATTTACAAGAAATGGAGAATATGGAAAGAGTTTTCCTAGTTTGCGATCCCGGGATGGTAGAATTTGGTTATGCTGATAAAATTATCAATGAGCTCTATAAACGTAAGAATCCTGTACAAGTTGAAGTGTTTTCAAATGTTGAACCAAATCCATCAACCAATACGGTCATGGCAGGAACAGAAGCCATGTTCCAATTTCAGCCAGATACAGTCATTGCGATCGGCGGCGGTTCGGCGATGGATGCTGCAAAAGGCATGTGGTTGTTTTACGAAAAACCAGAAACAGAATTTTTTGGAGCCAAACAAAAATTCTTAGATATTCGGAAACGGACGTATAAGATCCCGACTTTAGAAAAAACACAATTTGTTTGCATTCCAACGACTTCTGGGACCGGTTCAGAAGTTACTCCTTTTGCGGTAATTACGGATAGTGAAACCCATGTGAAATATCCGTTGGCTGATTATGCTCTAACACCGAATGTTGCGATTATTGATCCGCAATTTGTCATGAGTGTTCCTAAATCAGTGACCGCAGATACGGGGATGGATGTATTGACTCATGCAATTGAATCTTATGTTTCTGTGATGGCAAGCGATTATACAAAAGGATTGAGTTTACAAGCGATTAAATTGGTGTTTGAAAACTTGAGAGATTCTTATGCCTATGCGAATGAAGAATCACGTGAAAAAATGCACAATGCATCTACCTTAGCTGGTATGGCTTTTGCTAATGCGTTTTTAGGAATCAATCATTCGATAGCCCATAAAATAGGAGGGGAATACAATATTCCTCATGGCCGGACAAATGCCATCTTACTGCCTCATGTTATCCGCTATAATGCGAAAGATCCTTCAAAACATGCTTTATTTCCTAAGTATGAGTATTTCCGTGCAGACGAAGATTATGCTGAAATTGCTCGCTTCATGGGATTCGAGGGTACCACAACCGAAGAGTTGGTAGAATCATTTATTGCTGAAATCGTTAAACTAGGAAAAGATGTCGGTATTGAAATGAGTTTGAAAGCTCAAGGAGTGACACAAGAAGTAATAGATGCAACGGTTGACCATATGGCTGAATTAGCGTTCTTAGATCAATGTACCACAGCTAATCCAAAACAACCTTTGATTACCGAGTTGCGTCAAATCATTATTGAAGCCTATGAAGGAGAATAG
- a CDS encoding post-transcriptional regulator — MEEHSIPQFEKIEPWLNLKIKEFQLLGYQQISQADLWHYLISFCWKKSVPAHYYQQIQEIMSLTPNNYLDFASIEALVSPAVSLEEMEIFDLF, encoded by the coding sequence TTGGAAGAACATTCAATCCCTCAGTTTGAGAAAATTGAGCCATGGTTAAATTTAAAAATTAAAGAATTTCAATTGCTAGGATATCAACAAATTTCTCAGGCAGATTTATGGCATTATTTGATTTCTTTTTGTTGGAAAAAATCTGTACCTGCTCATTATTATCAACAAATTCAAGAAATAATGAGTTTAACGCCAAATAATTATTTAGATTTTGCCTCTATTGAAGCGCTGGTTTCTCCTGCTGTCTCCTTAGAAGAGATGGAAATATTTGATTTATTTTAA
- the yajC gene encoding preprotein translocase subunit YajC — protein sequence MEFILSILPFAAIMVLMYFMMIRPQKKAADKTKNMLDSMKKGDGVVTIGGLHGIVDEINDTNKTVVLDCEGIFLTFERRAIARIKDVASAASVGPTETITEDSNEVE from the coding sequence ATGGAATTTATTTTAAGCATTTTACCATTTGCTGCTATCATGGTATTAATGTATTTTATGATGATCAGACCGCAAAAAAAAGCTGCTGATAAAACTAAAAATATGTTGGATTCAATGAAAAAAGGTGATGGTGTGGTCACAATCGGCGGATTACATGGCATCGTTGATGAAATTAACGATACCAATAAAACAGTTGTTTTAGATTGTGAAGGCATTTTTCTGACGTTCGAAAGACGAGCAATTGCACGTATTAAAGATGTAGCATCTGCAGCGTCAGTTGGACCGACTGAAACAATAACTGAAGATTCAAATGAAGTAGAATAA
- the tgt gene encoding tRNA guanosine(34) transglycosylase Tgt produces MSEPAIKYRLIKKEKHTGARLGEIITPHGTFPTPMFMPVGTLATVKSIAPEELESMGANIILSNTYHLWLRPGEDIVEEAGGLHKFMNWDKGILTDSGGFQVFSLSDLRQIEEKGVHFRNHLNGSKMFLSPEKAIAIQNKLGPDIMMSFDECAPFDESFDYVKKSVERTSRWAERGLKAHANPQQQGLFGIIQGAGYKELREQSAKDLVSMDFPGYSIGGLSVGEPKHLMNEVLEYTTPLIPENKPRYLMGVGTADSLIDGVIRGVDMFDCVLPTRIARNGTCMTSQGRVVIKNAKYERDFGPLDAKCNCYTCKNYSRAYIRHLIKTDETFGLRLTSYHNLYFLLNVMKNVRQAIMDDNLLEFRENFFEEYGYNKPNARNF; encoded by the coding sequence ATGTCAGAACCGGCAATCAAATACCGCTTAATAAAAAAAGAAAAACATACTGGAGCTCGTTTGGGAGAAATTATTACTCCTCATGGAACTTTTCCGACACCTATGTTCATGCCAGTCGGTACGTTAGCAACTGTTAAAAGTATTGCACCTGAAGAGCTTGAATCTATGGGTGCGAATATCATTTTAAGTAACACCTATCATTTATGGTTAAGACCAGGAGAAGACATCGTTGAGGAAGCTGGCGGGCTGCATAAGTTTATGAATTGGGACAAAGGGATCTTAACAGATTCTGGCGGATTCCAAGTATTCTCTCTTAGTGATTTACGCCAAATCGAAGAAAAAGGGGTTCATTTTAGAAACCACTTAAATGGTTCAAAAATGTTTCTTTCTCCAGAGAAGGCTATCGCTATTCAAAACAAATTAGGTCCGGATATTATGATGAGTTTTGATGAATGTGCACCTTTTGATGAAAGCTTTGATTACGTTAAAAAATCTGTCGAGCGTACAAGCCGCTGGGCAGAACGCGGCTTAAAAGCTCATGCAAATCCGCAACAACAAGGCTTGTTTGGCATCATTCAAGGAGCAGGATATAAAGAATTACGTGAACAAAGTGCGAAAGATTTGGTTTCGATGGATTTTCCTGGATATTCAATCGGCGGATTATCTGTTGGAGAGCCTAAACACTTGATGAATGAAGTCCTTGAATACACAACACCATTGATCCCAGAAAACAAACCCCGTTACTTAATGGGAGTAGGTACAGCTGATTCATTGATTGATGGAGTGATACGTGGAGTAGACATGTTTGATTGTGTGCTGCCGACTCGAATCGCGCGTAATGGAACGTGTATGACGAGCCAAGGACGAGTCGTGATTAAAAATGCAAAATACGAGCGTGACTTTGGTCCTCTTGATGCAAAATGTAATTGTTATACCTGTAAAAATTACTCACGTGCTTATATCCGTCATTTGATTAAAACAGATGAGACTTTTGGGTTGCGTTTAACCAGTTACCATAATCTTTATTTCTTATTAAATGTGATGAAAAACGTCAGACAGGCTATTATGGATGACAATCTGCTTGAATTTAGAGAAAACTTTTTTGAAGAATATGGCTATAATAAGCCAAATGCTAGAAATTTCTAA
- the queA gene encoding tRNA preQ1(34) S-adenosylmethionine ribosyltransferase-isomerase QueA: MLSTNDFDFELPEELIAQTPLENRSSSKLLVLDKETGNIEDKHFPAILDELEAGDALVMNDTRVLPARLYGTKPETGGHVEVLLLKNTTEDQWETLVKPAKRAKVGTEIHFGDGRLKAIVKEELDHGGRIIDFSYEGIFLEVLESLGEMPLPPYIKERLEDKNRYQTVYAKENGSAAAPTAGLHFTEELLEQIKAKGVRLVFLTLHVGLGTFRPVSVENIENHEMHSEFYRLTKEAAAELNDVKAAGGKIVAVGTTSIRTLETIGTKFDGEIKADSGWTSIFISPGYQFKVVDAFTTNFHLPKSTLVMLVSAFAGKDQVLAAYAHAVKENYRFFSFGDAMFVK, encoded by the coding sequence ATGTTATCAACAAATGATTTTGATTTTGAATTACCGGAGGAGTTGATTGCCCAAACTCCATTAGAAAACCGCTCCAGTTCAAAGTTACTAGTTTTGGATAAAGAAACAGGAAATATTGAAGATAAACATTTTCCGGCTATTTTAGATGAATTGGAAGCCGGAGATGCATTAGTGATGAATGATACACGTGTTTTGCCAGCTCGTCTTTATGGCACGAAGCCAGAAACCGGTGGACACGTAGAAGTCTTATTATTAAAAAATACAACTGAGGATCAATGGGAAACATTGGTTAAGCCTGCTAAACGGGCAAAAGTGGGAACAGAGATCCACTTTGGCGATGGCCGTTTAAAAGCAATTGTAAAAGAGGAATTAGATCATGGAGGACGGATCATTGATTTTTCTTATGAAGGCATTTTTTTAGAAGTTTTAGAATCTTTAGGTGAAATGCCTTTGCCGCCTTATATTAAAGAACGTTTAGAAGATAAAAATCGCTATCAAACGGTTTATGCAAAAGAAAACGGCTCTGCTGCAGCTCCGACGGCTGGCCTTCACTTTACAGAAGAATTACTGGAACAGATCAAAGCAAAAGGAGTTCGTTTGGTTTTCTTGACTCTACATGTGGGACTGGGTACTTTTCGTCCTGTGAGTGTCGAAAATATTGAAAATCACGAAATGCATTCAGAATTTTATCGGCTGACAAAAGAAGCCGCAGCTGAACTAAATGATGTAAAGGCTGCAGGCGGAAAAATTGTAGCAGTAGGAACAACTTCTATTCGCACACTCGAAACCATTGGAACTAAATTTGATGGTGAAATTAAGGCAGACAGCGGTTGGACCAGTATTTTCATCTCACCGGGATACCAATTTAAAGTAGTAGATGCCTTTACAACTAATTTTCATTTGCCTAAATCAACGTTAGTGATGTTAGTCAGTGCTTTTGCAGGAAAAGATCAAGTTTTAGCTGCTTATGCGCATGCAGTAAAAGAAAACTATCGGTTCTTTAGTTTTGGCGATGCCATGTTTGTAAAATAA
- the ruvB gene encoding Holliday junction branch migration DNA helicase RuvB, translated as MTAEERIISGESDSLEEMSIEKSLRPQLLSQYIGQTKLKLELGIYITAAKSREEALDHVLLYGPPGLGKTTMAMVIANEMGVNIRTTSGPAIEKAGDLVALLNELEAGDILFIDEIHRMPRMVEEMLYSAMEDYFVDIIVGQGPTAHPVHFPLPPFTLVGATTRAGMLSAPLRDRFGIVSHMEYYNVTDLSDIVIRSAEIFQTEIHDNGALEIARRSRGTPRVANRLLKRVRDYAQVQSNGVVDKKVADAALTMLRVDQRGLDFVDQKLVRTMIEVYNGGPVGLSTIAANIGEEIETIEDMVEPYLLQMGFIQRTPRGRIVTQLGFEHLGYPINNQ; from the coding sequence TTGACTGCTGAAGAACGGATTATTTCAGGGGAAAGTGATAGTTTAGAGGAAATGTCTATTGAAAAGTCGCTGAGACCTCAATTATTAAGCCAGTATATAGGACAAACAAAATTAAAATTGGAATTAGGCATTTACATTACGGCTGCTAAAAGTCGAGAAGAGGCATTGGATCATGTTTTATTATATGGACCGCCTGGACTGGGGAAAACAACAATGGCAATGGTCATTGCGAATGAAATGGGTGTGAATATTCGAACTACAAGTGGTCCAGCTATTGAAAAAGCTGGTGATTTAGTTGCACTTTTAAATGAATTAGAAGCTGGAGATATCCTTTTTATTGATGAAATCCACAGAATGCCCCGTATGGTAGAGGAAATGTTGTATTCGGCTATGGAAGATTATTTTGTGGATATCATTGTGGGACAAGGACCGACAGCTCATCCCGTCCATTTCCCTTTGCCGCCCTTTACTTTGGTAGGCGCAACTACGCGTGCTGGTATGTTATCAGCCCCTTTGCGTGATCGTTTTGGTATTGTTTCTCATATGGAGTATTACAACGTAACCGATTTAAGCGATATTGTGATTCGGTCTGCTGAAATTTTTCAAACAGAAATCCATGATAATGGTGCTTTAGAAATTGCCAGACGTTCAAGAGGAACACCAAGGGTAGCTAATCGTCTGTTGAAACGAGTGAGAGACTATGCTCAAGTTCAATCGAATGGAGTCGTTGATAAAAAAGTAGCGGACGCTGCTTTAACGATGTTGCGAGTTGATCAAAGAGGCTTGGATTTTGTCGATCAAAAGTTAGTCCGAACAATGATTGAAGTTTATAATGGGGGACCGGTAGGCTTGTCAACGATAGCTGCAAACATTGGAGAAGAAATTGAGACAATTGAAGACATGGTCGAACCTTACTTATTGCAAATGGGCTTTATTCAACGAACGCCACGTGGTAGAATTGTTACACAATTAGGTTTCGAACATTTAGGTTACCCTATTAATAATCAATAA
- the ruvA gene encoding Holliday junction branch migration protein RuvA, with protein MYEYIKGTVTFVGPAYVVIEASSIGYLLYMANPFRFSNKLNKEVTIYVHQAVREDAITLYGFKDYNEKQLYLKLISVSGIGPKSGLAILANDDHSGLIQAIESEDVSYLTKFPGVGKKTAAQIILDLKGKLDELEGVSTSVEGSVQQELSLSTNHGPVNEAIEALAALGYSAREIKKIEPDIRKLNKETTDAYLREALRLLMKK; from the coding sequence ATGTATGAATATATCAAAGGAACGGTTACTTTTGTCGGCCCTGCTTATGTAGTAATTGAAGCAAGCAGCATCGGCTATTTATTGTATATGGCCAACCCTTTCCGCTTTTCTAATAAATTGAATAAAGAAGTAACAATCTATGTTCATCAAGCTGTTCGGGAAGATGCAATCACTTTGTATGGCTTTAAAGATTATAATGAAAAACAACTTTATTTAAAATTAATCAGTGTTTCAGGTATCGGCCCAAAAAGCGGATTAGCCATTTTAGCAAATGATGATCATTCTGGATTGATCCAAGCGATTGAAAGTGAAGATGTTTCTTACTTAACAAAGTTTCCAGGAGTCGGGAAAAAAACCGCCGCTCAAATTATTTTGGATTTAAAAGGAAAGTTGGATGAATTAGAAGGCGTAAGTACTTCTGTTGAAGGATCTGTCCAACAAGAACTGTCCTTATCTACGAATCATGGGCCAGTCAATGAAGCCATAGAAGCTTTAGCGGCTCTTGGGTATAGTGCAAGAGAAATTAAAAAAATTGAACCGGATATCCGGAAGCTGAACAAAGAAACAACAGATGCATATTTAAGAGAAGCATTACGCTTATTGATGAAAAAATAA
- the msrB gene encoding peptide-methionine (R)-S-oxide reductase MsrB, with product MEKLKKEELKQKLTPIQYEVTQNEATERPFTGEYDAFYDDGIFVDVVSGEPLFSSTDKYDAGCGWPSFTKPIDSKEIIEKKDRKFGMIRTEVRSQNADSHLGHVFNDGPSEAGGLRYCINSAALRFVPKEKLEEEGYGTYLKLFA from the coding sequence ATGGAAAAACTAAAAAAAGAAGAATTGAAACAGAAATTAACCCCAATTCAATATGAAGTCACGCAAAACGAAGCAACGGAACGTCCTTTTACTGGAGAATACGATGCTTTTTATGATGATGGTATTTTTGTAGATGTAGTCAGCGGAGAACCGCTATTTTCTTCGACAGATAAGTATGATGCTGGGTGTGGCTGGCCCTCTTTTACAAAACCGATTGATTCCAAAGAAATTATTGAAAAAAAAGATCGTAAGTTTGGAATGATCCGGACAGAAGTACGCAGCCAAAATGCAGATTCTCATTTAGGTCATGTTTTCAACGATGGCCCTTCAGAAGCTGGCGGATTGCGTTATTGTATCAATTCAGCTGCTCTACGTTTCGTTCCAAAAGAAAAACTGGAAGAAGAAGGGTATGGCACTTACCTTAAGTTATTCGCCTAA
- the mutL gene encoding DNA mismatch repair endonuclease MutL — protein MARIQELSEILANQIAAGEVIERPASVVKELVENALDAGSTQIEILIEEAGLKKIKIIDNGEGIDPAEVLNAFKRHATSKIYSRDDLFRIRTLGFRGEALPSIASVSEITLETSTGDQKGTFVYLKGGQVIEERPSQARKGTILTVENLFFNTPARLKYVKTIQTELSNVSDIVNRMAISHPNVAFRLVHDGNQLLRTAGNGDLKQTLAGIYGVATAKKMRKIEKEDLDFRISGFISLPEVTRANRNYISIIINGRYIKNYLLNKAIIAGYRSKLMVGRFPLAVIEITADPLLMDVNVHPTKQEVRISKEKELMELIETAINDCLSNEQLIPEALGNLNFKNKIKQSAEQLEQTQLDFSSPTSVEEVKEPSTPLRPHYFSKPVNSLSAPFQEQAEKNSEQMNPNFEKREPMLNKPAFESPINTENSPVSDHQAPYLQMAEKMLATEKQADLSKGHLPLLDYIGQMHGTYLFAQHEDGLYILDQHAAQERIKYEYFRKKIGEVSTDRQELLVPILLDYPNNDAIKIKENQQALEEIGIFLEPFGQNSFLLRSHPVWFNHGEEEQIVKEMIDLLLEQGKVSVAKFREATAIMMSCKGSIKANHHLNDAEARMLLADLAKTENPYNCPHGRPVLIQFTNKDMERMFKRIQDPH, from the coding sequence ATGGCGAGAATTCAAGAACTTTCGGAAATACTAGCTAATCAAATTGCAGCAGGAGAAGTAATTGAGCGTCCAGCTTCTGTTGTAAAAGAATTGGTTGAAAATGCTCTTGATGCTGGAAGCACGCAAATCGAAATTTTGATTGAAGAAGCTGGACTTAAAAAAATCAAAATCATCGATAACGGAGAAGGAATTGATCCAGCAGAAGTATTGAATGCTTTTAAACGGCATGCGACTAGTAAAATTTATTCACGAGATGATTTATTTCGAATCCGAACTTTAGGTTTTCGAGGAGAAGCTTTGCCGAGTATCGCCTCTGTTTCAGAAATTACTTTAGAAACTTCTACAGGCGATCAAAAAGGGACGTTCGTTTATTTAAAAGGTGGTCAAGTGATAGAAGAACGGCCAAGCCAAGCAAGAAAGGGAACGATATTGACGGTTGAAAATTTGTTTTTCAATACGCCTGCTCGTCTAAAATACGTTAAAACCATTCAAACGGAACTTTCAAATGTATCTGATATTGTTAATCGAATGGCCATCAGTCATCCAAATGTAGCTTTTCGATTAGTCCATGATGGCAATCAATTATTGCGCACTGCTGGAAATGGTGACTTAAAACAAACCTTAGCCGGTATTTATGGCGTAGCAACAGCCAAAAAAATGCGAAAAATTGAAAAAGAGGATTTAGATTTTAGAATTTCTGGTTTTATTTCTTTACCGGAAGTGACAAGAGCGAACCGTAATTATATTTCTATTATCATCAATGGTCGCTACATTAAAAATTATCTGCTCAATAAAGCTATTATTGCGGGTTACCGTTCGAAATTGATGGTCGGTCGTTTCCCTCTTGCGGTTATAGAGATTACAGCTGATCCTTTGTTGATGGACGTCAATGTCCATCCTACGAAGCAAGAAGTCCGCATCAGTAAAGAAAAAGAATTAATGGAATTGATAGAAACAGCGATCAATGACTGTCTAAGCAATGAACAATTGATTCCTGAAGCTTTGGGAAATCTTAATTTCAAGAACAAAATAAAGCAATCTGCAGAGCAACTAGAACAAACACAATTAGATTTTTCAAGTCCAACATCTGTGGAGGAAGTAAAAGAACCAAGTACACCTTTACGTCCTCACTATTTTTCAAAACCAGTAAACAGTTTATCTGCTCCTTTCCAAGAACAAGCAGAAAAGAATAGTGAACAGATGAACCCCAATTTTGAAAAAAGAGAACCTATGCTGAATAAACCAGCTTTTGAAAGTCCTATTAATACAGAAAATAGTCCTGTTTCTGATCACCAAGCTCCTTATTTGCAGATGGCCGAAAAGATGCTGGCAACAGAAAAACAAGCCGATCTATCAAAAGGTCACCTTCCGTTATTGGATTATATTGGGCAGATGCATGGCACATATTTATTTGCTCAACATGAAGACGGGTTATATATTCTGGACCAGCATGCTGCACAAGAGCGAATAAAATACGAATACTTCCGTAAAAAAATTGGCGAAGTCAGCACAGACCGGCAAGAATTATTGGTACCGATCCTGTTAGATTATCCCAATAACGATGCGATAAAAATCAAAGAAAATCAGCAAGCTTTAGAAGAGATCGGTATTTTTTTAGAACCTTTTGGACAAAATAGTTTTCTCTTGAGAAGCCACCCAGTTTGGTTTAACCATGGTGAAGAAGAACAAATTGTTAAAGAGATGATTGATTTATTATTAGAACAAGGCAAAGTCAGTGTTGCTAAATTTCGCGAAGCGACAGCTATCATGATGAGCTGCAAAGGCTCGATTAAAGCAAATCATCATTTAAATGATGCAGAAGCTCGCATGTTGCTAGCAGATTTGGCAAAAACTGAAAATCCTTATAATTGTCCGCATGGGCGTCCCGTATTGATTCAATTTACGAATAAAGATATGGAAAGAATGTTTAAACGTATCCAAGACCCTCATTAA